The sequence CGGCCGCGCCCTTCACCAGGTTGTCGATGGCGGAGACGACCACCACGCGGCGGCTCTTCTCGTCCACCCGCCAGGCGATGTCGCAGAAGTTGCTTCCCAGCACGTCCTTCGTGGACGGAAGCAGCCCTTGCGGCAGAAGTCGGATGAACGCCTCTTTCCCGTACCGTTTCCGATAGGCCGCTTCAACGTCCTTCGGGGTCACCTTCGCATTCGCCATGGCGTAGCAGGTGGCGAGGATCCCTCGGACCATCGGCATCAGGTGCGGGACGAAGGTGATCGCCACCGTTTCCCCCGCCGCGAGCGACAGTTCCTGGTCCATCTCCGGGTTGTGGCGATGCATGGGAAGGCCGTACGGCCGGACGCCTCCTTCGACTTCCGGGTAGTGGAATCCCAGGGTGGGTCCCCGCCCACCGCCGGAAACGCCGGTCTTGCAATCCGCAACGATTCCCTTCCGGTCGACGAGCCCTTCCTCGAGGAGCGGGTACAGCCCCAGGATCACCGAGGTGGGGAAGCAGCCCGGGACGGCGGCAAGGCGCGTCTTCCGGATCTCCGCACGATGGATCTCGGGCAGGCCGTAGACCGCTTTCGCGGCGAGAGCCGGGCTCTTGTGGGCGACTCCGTAAACCGATTCGTACAGCGGGATGCTGCGGAACCGGAAATCCGCCGACAGATCGATCACCGGGATCGCCCTGGAGAGGAGCGGCCCCGCAACCGATGATGACAAGGTGTGCGGAAGGGCGAGAAAGGCGACGTCGAACTCCGCGGACAGAAGACGCTCCATCTTCCCGAAGGTGACGCCGGCAAGCTTTCCCTTGAACGGAGGGAACGCCTGCTCGAGCGGCTGCGAGGAGTACTGCTCCGAGGTGAGGACGGAGAGCTTCACCCCGGGGTGGGACAGGAGCAGCCGGATCAGCTCGAAACCGGTGTACCCGGTCGCCCCGAAGATCGCCACGCGCTTCATCCGTGTTCCCATCCTTCCCATTGTATAAGGTTTCGCCGGGGGAAACCCCCGCCGGCATCACCCCCCGGACAAAAAAGAAGAGGAAGGCGGGTTGCCCGGCCTTCCCCTTCGGGAGATCGTTCGATTCGGGGCGTCTTCGCCCCTTCCAAGGCTTACCGCTTGGAGAACTGGAACCGTTTCCGCGCCCCCGGCTGGCCGTACTTTTTCCGCTCCTTGATCCGCGCGTCGCGGGTCAGGAACCCCGCGCGCTTCAACTGCGTCCGCAGCTCGGGGTTCTCGATCTGCAGTGCCTTCGCGATGCCGAATTTGACCGACTCGGCCTGGGACATGGGGCCGCCGCCGCCGATGTTCACATCGACGTCGACGCTCGTGCGCTTTCCGGTCAGGACCAGGGGCTGCGTCGCGACGGCTCGAAGCGCAAGCACCGGGAAGTATTCCTCGAACTCCCGGCCATTGACGGTGATGCGACCGGCCCCTGCCTTGATGTAAACACGGGCGACCGCGGTCTTCCGTTTCCCCGTTGCGTAAATTCTCGCTTGAGCCATGGTGCGGTGATTCCTCCTATTCGTTGACGGCCAAAACCTTGGGCTGCTGCGCCTTGTGCGGGTGTTCCGGTCCCACATAGACCTTGAGCTTGGTGAAGAGCCGGTCGCCCAGGCGCGTTTTCGGGAGCATCCCGCGGACCGCCCATTCCACGATCCGTTCCGGGTGTGCACTTCCGAGCACTTTCTCTGGAGTGGTGGACTTGAGACCGCCCATGTATGCGGAGTGGCTGTAATATACTTTTCCCGTCATCTTCTTCCCGGTGAGCTTCACCTTGTCGGCGTTCACCACGATGACGAAATCGCCCATGTCGGAGTTGGGCGTGAACGTCGGCTTGTGCTTCCCGCGCAGGACGTCGGCGATTTTCGTGGCCATCCGGCCGAGCACCTTTCCCTCGGCGTCCACCACGTACCACGTCTGGTCGGCAGAATCCCTTGTCAGCATCTTCGTCGTTTTCATCGCGCAGACCTTCCCCTCGAAATCAAAGGATCATATCTAACAGGATTTGCCGGACCGCGTCAAGGAGAAAAAGGTTGAGAAAAGGGTTGAGGAAGGGCGTTTTCCGCAGGAATCCGGGAGGGGACAACGACCGGGAGACCCGGTATTACGGCATCTCTTCATCAAATTTTATCCTGCAGCGAGGACACTCGTACGCCTTCCCCGCGGAAAAAATGATGACATATCCCAATATCGCCTTACACTTCGGGCACCTGATACCGATGTGCAAAAGTATGTTTCCGGCAAGAAACAATGTCAGGGCGCCATATAACAACGTCTTGAATGGTCCAGGAGAAATGTATTTCTCGGTAAATGCCAATATCCCCAGCGCTAAAAAACCAACGGCCACCATGATCAAATACAATTTCTTCAGCCTGTTGATTCTATCTCTTGGTTTCATCCTGTCCCTTTCCGCGTTCCCGGTAATCAAGTGCCGATTATTTCAAAGCCATTCCCTTGAAAAAGGTATAGATAAAAGTGCCGTCCTCCTCCGTAGTCCGGTACAAGTCCCTGATCCCACGTTCCCATTCCGCTTCCTCCATGAGGCCCGAGCGCAACGCCTGCTCCTTCACCCCTTTGACCATTGCGATAAAAGTATTTTTCGTAAAACCCTCGACCAAATCCGGCTTACTTGAATCGACATAGACCATTCTGGGAGAAACGCTGATGCGGTCAAATTTCGCTTTCCTTAATAATGGGTAGAGCTCTCTTCCGATCAGCGAATTCCCGCCGATTCCGGCCTGTATTTCGATCAGGCACCGGATCGTCTTTTTCGCATCGGGACTGTCCGGGAAAAAGTAGGTGGACCCGTGGTCGCCTTCGATAACGGTGATTGTTCCTCCGCGTTTCAGGACCCTTCGAAGACATTGCAACGCTTTCAGCGGATCCGGAAGATGTTCCAGGACGAAGCACAGGAACAAATGGTCGAAGCTGTTCTCCTCGTACGGCAGGTGGAAGATATCGCTTTGATGAAAAGTAACGTTCGTGAATCCCTGCGAGGAGACGCGCTCTTTTGCGGCGCGAAGAGATTCCTCCGATAAATCGACCGCGGTAAATTTCGCGTCGGGGCTATTCCGCGCCAGAATAATCGTTTGCGCTCCAACGCCGCATCCCGCTTCCAGCACATTGCTTCCCGCGGGATAAATGGTGTCGTAATGCAGGATGCCGGCAAGCGTGGATGCCTGGTCAAGCAGTCTTACGCTTTCCCTTACCGTGTACCCATGCACGTATTTCTTGCTCATCGAGGGATCACATTTCCCGAGCGGGTCGTCAACTTCGACCGGTTGTCAGGGCACAATCTTGTCAGTAGCTTGTTGTACGGCCTTTCTAAAATCTAATGGCGACTGTATGCCTGAAAACATTTCTTTCGTTCCACCACTTCCTGTTATAATAATGTCACCAAAATTAAACATATTTCCAAAAACACTTTGATTTACTGTGATGCCCTCAATCTTTGATAAAAACAATTCCAATGATCTTGTTTTTAAAATACCAAGTTTAATAATAACACGCTTGTTGGTAACAGCAAATTCACTGTTATTAACAATCATATACGGGGCATACACCAACAAACCACTAAATATAAACAGAATTAATCCAATTATTGCATATTTATATACCAATACTACAATTCCTAATGTAAAAAAACATACCGCAAGAAATATCGGGGTGATATACACCTTCCAGTGCAGACGACTCACGTGCTCTACCTTCTCCCCATTCAATAGATTCGCCTCTACAAACCGCATAACTTACCCTCCTATCGGTCGCGAATTGCCGCAACTCCAGCATTCCGTGAATTGGCTTTCGTTCTCCTCCCCGCAACTGCAACGCCAGACCTTGCCTTCAATGGCATTTGGGGGTTCTCCTTCACGAAATGTCGAAACCAGCTCCATCGCCCGATCGAAATCGGCATCGTCCATTACCCACACCGATGGACACGTATCCGGGGTAATGGGAACTTCCCCCCTGACTCCATACAGGAACTCTCCACGAACTTCAGCAACGATATTTTCTCCTTCCAATAATCCCTTCAATAAATGAGCATCAGCGGGATTTTTCGCTATATAAACCTTCTTCAATCATCATCCTTTCCTAATAACGAGAAAGTCCACTGAATGGCTTCCCGATATGCCGCGGGAACACACGGTTTTTATTAATAGTTAAGCCGTCAGCTCCAGCATGTGGTTAGCCGTTTTTCGGTCTCACAAGAGCATAAACAGCCTTATGAACCCCGTGCTTGCCTTTGATATCTACGGATTTCAATTCCTCAAAATAAAAAAACCTGCCAAACAATGATTCTATTTCGGCTTCATTTGTAAAATAAAGGACCGTACCAATAGGTGTTTTTCTGTACTTTCCTACCCCGCCAAATTGTGTGCTCGCCTCGCTGAAACTAACAGATAAATATCGCCCCTGTGTTTTTACCAATCTATAGATATTTTCAATATACTTATTTCGATCTTCCGGAAATACATGGTGCAGCAATTCCCAATCGTAAACAAAATCATACTTGCACTTCATAGATGACATGTTCCCCAGGACGTCCGCAACGATAAATTTGCATTGAACGCCGGATTTCTGCGCCAATTTCTTTGCTATTTCAATGGCCTTTTCAGAGATATCCACTCCTGTCGCATCGAAACCCATTTTCGAAAAATAACGTACATAGTTGCCGGTTCCGCACCCTAATTCAATTATCTTGCAGGGAGACAATTTATTCGATTTTATCAAGTCTTGTAATATTGCGGGAGGAGTCTCAATGTTCCATGGGATGTCATCAAGATCCATGTTGCCATATATTTTGTTCATTTGATCCTTGATCATATATCCTCTTCGGAAAAGGCGGTTAGACGCTCCCAGTCCTCCACCCCGCCTTGAATGATCTTGAACAAAGGATGTGGGTCTATCTTTCGAACCGATTTTAAATGAATAAATCTTTGGATATCCCGCTTCAGCAATTTCGCCATGAAATGATCCCATTCGTATTCAATCTGTCCACGCGTTACAACCATACATTCCACATGTCCACCCCGTGCAATCTTATCAACGTCGAATTTGAACCCGCGACGACTCCCTTCCGCATGCACGATTCGCAAGTATGCCGCAATACCTCTTATCGGCGTCCGCGATTGCCGGAATCGTATGAGCTGCGGATGTCGTGCGTATGCCTTCGTCTGCCCTTTGAGAACAGCTTGAGCCAATAAAGCTTCACGCCAAAGAGCCACGAGACCCTTTGTGTCCAGGTACTTCGGATGGAACGTCCAGAGACGCACTGTTAATTAATGACTCCGTCCGCCTAACGTGATGTTCACCTGACGGCCCCCGCACTATTTCGGCAACGAAGCCAGAAACTCTTCCAGCACGCGGTTGAACTCCTGCGGATTAGCGACGAAGAGGGCGTGCGAGGGCTCGTCGATAACCTTTACAGGCACCTTCGGCCAACCCTTGCGGACATCTTCGGCCGCGGCGACGGCCCAGTCGAGAGATGAATATATGAAGAGCACAGGCCGGTCCAGAGCATCCAGCGCGGGACCCAAATCGGTCGGCCCCAGGAAGTAGAGATTGGCCATCATGATGGCGGCAGCGTTCGTCGGTGTCGAGAGGGAGGCTTGGGTCAGGGCCTCCAGGTACGCGTCGGAGGGGGGCTTTCGCAGAATGTCTTTGACGAAACTCCGCGTCCAGGCCTCCCGGTTCACCTGCAGACTTTTCATTCTCTCGCCCACGATCGCAAGGACGATTTTTGGGTCTACGACGACAGGATGATCCACGAGTACGATGGCTCGAATGCGTTTCGTCCCGAACTCGTGAGCACAAACGAGAACTTCCTGCACGCCGAGAGACCAGCCCACAACGACGGCGGGTTCCCCGCCCAAGTGGTTGAGCAGTTCGTAAATGTCGCGCCCGCGCCGGATCGCATGATATCCCTTCGTAGGCTTGTCGGAACGACCCTGCCCGCGCGGGTCGAGGGCCACCACCCGATGGGTCGCGCCGAAGTATCTCAGCTGCGGCTCCCAGATCCACGCAGGCATGGTCCAGCCGGGCACTAACACGAGGGGCGGGCCGGATCCCGCTTCCAGGTAATGGAGTTTGACGCCGTCGCTCGTAACGAAGTGGCGGCTATTAAACTTCCCTTGAGCCCATGTGGCCTCAGGGGACAATATGCATGCGACGGTGAGGAAGATCGCGAGGAAGATACCGTGCTTTTTCATAACGCTCAGCTCCTTTTTGTTTCATGGCTTTGGGTCAGGGTGTCGCACATGATATCAAACACCATGATGTCGCCTAACAGTTGATTAGACTCCTCAGTACGACACGCGCCAGAGGAAGAGGCCATGGGGAGGAGCGTTGACCCCGGCGGCGGAACGGTCGCGCGCCCGAAGGATTTCCCCTACGTGATCCGCGGAGTGCCTCCCCTTCCCGGCGTTCACCACCGTTCCCACGATGTTGCGCACCATGTGGCGAAGGAATCCTGCGCCGGCCACGTCGATGGAAAACAGCCCCGGGACCTCGTGCTTGGCTACCTCCGCCCGGAAGATCGTGCGGACCGGGGAACGGGCGTTGCAACCCTGACCGCGAAACGACGTGAAGTCGTGTTCGCCGAGCAGATGGGACAGCCCCCTCCGGATCGCGTCCAGGTCAAGCGCCGCCTCGATGTGCCAGGCGTAACGGGAGAGGAACGGAGAGGCGACGGGCGAGAGGTACAGGAAATACCGGTACGCCTTCTCCGTCGCATGGCGTCTCGCGTCGAACGTCTCCGGCACGACGGAAGCGGAGAGCACGCGGATATCGGGGGGGAGAAGGGCGTTTCCGCCGTGGACGATCGTTTCGAGATCCCGCACGCCGGCGTCGGCGAAGTCGACGACCTGCTCCCGGGCGTGCACTCCCGCGTCGGTGCGGCCCGCGGCCCGCAGGCGGACCGGCTCCTGCAGGATTCGGGAGAACGCCCCCTCCACCACCGCCTGGATCGTCGTTCCGTTCGGCTGGACCTGCCACCCGGAGTATGCCGTCCCGTCGTACGCGACGGCGAGCTTAACCCGGCGCGGCATTGCCCCCCCTCTTCCGTCAGCGGGGGTACCCCAGGGAGCGCTACTTCTCCGGGAGTGGGGCGGCCTCCGCCTGTGATTCGTAGTCTTCAACAGGTGGGCGGCTGCCATCAAGGGAATCATGTTTGTCGAAAAAAAAACGGGAGCGGAGGAAGATCCCCCGCTCCCGGCGTGTGAATTGTGGGCGGGGGACACTCCTACCCTGGATCCCCGGTTTGAACCAGGAATGTCCCCCGAAAGCGCCTGCACTTTAAAGTACCCTTCTCCTGCCGTACCTTCCGTCGTAAAGACTCCTCGGCGGCCGGTGTCGGCACCATCAGACGGCCGCGGGCTGCAGGTACTTCTGCGCGAGGACCTCGGCGATCTGCACGGCATTGAGGGCCGCCCCCTTGCGGAGCTGGTCGCCGCAGACCCAGAGGTTCAGGCAGTTTTCTGCGCTGTCGTCCTCGCGGAT is a genomic window of Candidatus Deferrimicrobium sp. containing:
- the argC gene encoding N-acetyl-gamma-glutamyl-phosphate reductase; the protein is MKRVAIFGATGYTGFELIRLLLSHPGVKLSVLTSEQYSSQPLEQAFPPFKGKLAGVTFGKMERLLSAEFDVAFLALPHTLSSSVAGPLLSRAIPVIDLSADFRFRSIPLYESVYGVAHKSPALAAKAVYGLPEIHRAEIRKTRLAAVPGCFPTSVILGLYPLLEEGLVDRKGIVADCKTGVSGGGRGPTLGFHYPEVEGGVRPYGLPMHRHNPEMDQELSLAAGETVAITFVPHLMPMVRGILATCYAMANAKVTPKDVEAAYRKRYGKEAFIRLLPQGLLPSTKDVLGSNFCDIAWRVDEKSRRVVVVSAIDNLVKGAAGAAVQCFNLMSGFPEEEGLRTMPLFP
- the rpsI gene encoding 30S ribosomal protein S9, with the translated sequence MAQARIYATGKRKTAVARVYIKAGAGRITVNGREFEEYFPVLALRAVATQPLVLTGKRTSVDVDVNIGGGGPMSQAESVKFGIAKALQIENPELRTQLKRAGFLTRDARIKERKKYGQPGARKRFQFSKR
- the rplM gene encoding 50S ribosomal protein L13, giving the protein MKTTKMLTRDSADQTWYVVDAEGKVLGRMATKIADVLRGKHKPTFTPNSDMGDFVIVVNADKVKLTGKKMTGKVYYSHSAYMGGLKSTTPEKVLGSAHPERIVEWAVRGMLPKTRLGDRLFTKLKVYVGPEHPHKAQQPKVLAVNE
- a CDS encoding class I SAM-dependent methyltransferase translates to MSKKYVHGYTVRESVRLLDQASTLAGILHYDTIYPAGSNVLEAGCGVGAQTIILARNSPDAKFTAVDLSEESLRAAKERVSSQGFTNVTFHQSDIFHLPYEENSFDHLFLCFVLEHLPDPLKALQCLRRVLKRGGTITVIEGDHGSTYFFPDSPDAKKTIRCLIEIQAGIGGNSLIGRELYPLLRKAKFDRISVSPRMVYVDSSKPDLVEGFTKNTFIAMVKGVKEQALRSGLMEEAEWERGIRDLYRTTEEDGTFIYTFFKGMALK
- a CDS encoding PH domain-containing protein, yielding MSRLHWKVYITPIFLAVCFFTLGIVVLVYKYAIIGLILFIFSGLLVYAPYMIVNNSEFAVTNKRVIIKLGILKTRSLELFLSKIEGITVNQSVFGNMFNFGDIIITGSGGTKEMFSGIQSPLDFRKAVQQATDKIVP
- a CDS encoding DUF2007 domain-containing protein; this encodes MKKVYIAKNPADAHLLKGLLEGENIVAEVRGEFLYGVRGEVPITPDTCPSVWVMDDADFDRAMELVSTFREGEPPNAIEGKVWRCSCGEENESQFTECWSCGNSRPIGG
- a CDS encoding class I SAM-dependent methyltransferase, producing MGSFHGEIAEAGYPKIYSFKIGSKDRPTSFVQDHSRRGGGLGASNRLFRRGYMIKDQMNKIYGNMDLDDIPWNIETPPAILQDLIKSNKLSPCKIIELGCGTGNYVRYFSKMGFDATGVDISEKAIEIAKKLAQKSGVQCKFIVADVLGNMSSMKCKYDFVYDWELLHHVFPEDRNKYIENIYRLVKTQGRYLSVSFSEASTQFGGVGKYRKTPIGTVLYFTNEAEIESLFGRFFYFEELKSVDIKGKHGVHKAVYALVRPKNG
- a CDS encoding alpha/beta hydrolase, with amino-acid sequence MKKHGIFLAIFLTVACILSPEATWAQGKFNSRHFVTSDGVKLHYLEAGSGPPLVLVPGWTMPAWIWEPQLRYFGATHRVVALDPRGQGRSDKPTKGYHAIRRGRDIYELLNHLGGEPAVVVGWSLGVQEVLVCAHEFGTKRIRAIVLVDHPVVVDPKIVLAIVGERMKSLQVNREAWTRSFVKDILRKPPSDAYLEALTQASLSTPTNAAAIMMANLYFLGPTDLGPALDALDRPVLFIYSSLDWAVAAAEDVRKGWPKVPVKVIDEPSHALFVANPQEFNRVLEEFLASLPK
- the truA gene encoding tRNA pseudouridine(38-40) synthase TruA; translated protein: MPRRVKLAVAYDGTAYSGWQVQPNGTTIQAVVEGAFSRILQEPVRLRAAGRTDAGVHAREQVVDFADAGVRDLETIVHGGNALLPPDIRVLSASVVPETFDARRHATEKAYRYFLYLSPVASPFLSRYAWHIEAALDLDAIRRGLSHLLGEHDFTSFRGQGCNARSPVRTIFRAEVAKHEVPGLFSIDVAGAGFLRHMVRNIVGTVVNAGKGRHSADHVGEILRARDRSAAGVNAPPHGLFLWRVSY